The Thermasporomyces composti region CGACCTCGCCGCGATCCGGGTCGAACATGTCCTGCGCCCGACCCGCGACCGCCTGCAGCACGGCTCCGGACTGGAGATAACCGCGTATCTTCGCCTTCTCCTCCAGATCGATGATCATCCGCCGCGCAGGGAGGATCGCGGGACGACCCTCGTCGTCGAAGCCGTCGGCGAGAGCGGCGAACCGAAACTCCCCGACCTGGGTCACCGGCAGGGTCACGGGATCCCTAGTCCGCGCTATCGCGAACAGCTTGACACGATGTTGTTCGGCAAACTTGCGGATATCGGGGAAGGCCTCCGGCAGGATGTGCAGCTCGCTGTCGCTGTCGGGATTGACCACCAGGCCGTACTCGGTGCTCTTCCAGCTCTCGACGAGTTCAACGAAGTGTCGGCTCACCGGCGCGTTGAGGTCCACGCCCGGGACCACGACCGATTCGGCACGCTCCCGTGAGGTGTACGTGTGCACCAGCTTGTAGCCATCCCGTTCGGTGACGACGTACCCGTTGTTCGGCGCCATGACCGGCAACCACAGGGTCATGCCGAGCAGGAGGCGTACACACTGCTCAGGGTCCTTCGCCTGGCACGCGTCGATGAACTGAAACTCCCGGCGATTCCACACCGTCGCATCCCCCACGGGAGCCACCCACACCCTACGGCGACGTCCGACGGTACAGGTCAGCCGTGAGCCGTTGCCATCCATCAACGCACGCCCAGCGAACTTTGCCGACTCTGCGGCACCTCCGGGCACTGGTAGCCGGCCGCGGGCGATGATCCATACTCCGGCTCCGAGGCGAGCCCGTACGTGTCCAGGTAGTAGACCATGCCCTCCTGCCACACCCAGGTGCCAGCGGTTAGCGTGCTGGCGGGTACGACCTCGCCGCGAGTTGGATCGAACGTCTCCGGGGCCCCGCCCGCGTGTGCCTGCACGACGGCTCCCGACCGGAGGTAGTCCAGGATCCTTCGCTTCTCTTCCAGGTCGGTGATCACCCGCCGCGCGGGGCGGATCCGCGGGGCGACCCTCGTCGTCGAAGCCGTCGACGAGGGTCCGAACCGGAGATCGTCAGGCAGGACAGCGGCAGCGTCACGGGCTTGCGTCGCGCGCCATCGGGACCATCTCGACCCGAATCCGTTGGGCGAGCTCCTCCACCTTGGGGGAAGGATGCGGTGGGACGTGGGTCTCGGGGTCGCGGTCGGGGTTGACGATGAGCCCCACGGTGGAGGAAACGGCCAGTACTCGACAAGGTCCACGGACGCGCGACGCACCGCCGCGCTCACACCCACGTCCGGCCGGTCGACCGCTTTGACCGGCTCCGGCGAGGTGTACGAGCGCACCAGCCTCCGGTCACCCCGCTGGACGACGAGGTAGGAGCCTCCCATTGTGACCGGCAGCCACAGCGTCATGACGAGCAGCAGGCGCACGGTCAACGTGATGTCCTTCGCCCATGGCGTCCAGGAACCGCTGCTCCGGCGGAGGGTTCCATCCGGTCACCATCCGCTCCCCTACACTCAGCGATCCGCACGCCCAGCGACGACACGTCGAGCACAATGCCGAGCGGTTCGAACGGCAGACATAGCCCGTCGACGAGGCTCGCCCCGCGCTAACGCTGACCCTGGGAGAACCACCAGTCGTGGGCGTGCCGTGGAACTCCCTCTGGGGGTGTCCCGACCCGCTCCAGGCGGCTCGCCGCGTCGGCCAGCTCCTGATGGAGCTCCATCAGCTGGTCCCCGTCGACCAGCTCGAACGTGGCACTGCCCACGAAGTGGGAGGACAAGGCCTCCATTCCGGATCGCCGGACGCACGCCCTCGTCCAGGCGGAGATTCCGCCGCGTCGCGCATCGGCGACGGGAGGGCGACGTAGTTCGCGAGGAGGTCGGCACCGTCGGCGAGAAGGGGATCATCGCCTCCTGCAAGCCGTAGAGGCGATGACGAGGCAGCGGACCCTCTCGTCGCTCGGCGATCGCGAACCTGAAGGCCATGAGCATGGCTCGGGCGAAGTGGCCCCGCGCCATGGTGTCGAGCTCCGCGCCGACCTCCGTGTCCCTGTGTCGTTCGACCGCCTCGCGGAGGTCGGCGAGCAGGTGTTCAGCGTACGCGTCGGCCGATCCGCCGAAGGCGAGCGCTGGTTCTCGATGGCGAGCGCTCGTAGCGACGGACGCTCTCTACGAGCCGCTCTCCTTGGCGGCGAGCTGCCCGCAGGCCCCTTCGATCTCCCGCCCGCGGGTGTCGCGCACGGTCACCGGAACGCCGTGGTCGCGGAGCCGACGAACGAACTCCCGCTCGTCCTTCGGTCTGGACGCCGTCCACGTCGAGCCGGGCGTCGGGTTGAGCGGGATGAGGTTCACGTGGGCGAGCCGGCCGGAGAGGAGCCGTCCCAAGAGGTCCGCCCGCCAGGACTGGTCGTTGACGTCTCGGATCAGGGCGTACTCGATCGACACGCGCCGCCCGGTCTGCTCGGCGTACTCCCACGCGGCGTCGAGAACCTCCGCCACCTTCCAGCGCGCGTTGACCGGGACGAGCTGGTCCCGGAGCTCGTCGTCTGGTGCGTGCAGGGACACGGCCAGGGTGACGGACAGCCCTTCCCGCGTGAGCTGGCGCATGCGGGGGACCAGGCCCACCGTCGACACCGTGACGGACCGCTGGGAGATGCCGAGACCGTCGGGGACGGGATCGGTGATGCGCCGGACGGCGGCGAGAAGCGCCCGGTAGTTGGCGAGTGGCTCACCCATGCCCATGAAGACGACGTTGGTCACCCGCGTGGGCGTCTGCACGATCGCGTCGTCGCTGTCGCGGCCACGCTGCCCCGTCGACTCCCCCGCGGGCTCGGGGACCTCACCCGCCGCCAGCATTCGGGCCCCGGCCACCACTTGGCCGACGATCTCGGCCGTGGAGAGATTGCGGGTCAGGCCCGCTTGTCCGGTGGCGCAAAAAGGACAGGCCATCCCGCACCCGGCCTGGCTGGACACGCACATCGTGACCCGTCCCGACCGGAGCCGACCGTTGGTGCCCATCGTCGCCGGGTAGCGCATGAGCACGCTCTCCACCAGCGCGCCGTCGAAGAGGCGCCAGACCGTCTTCACCGTGGCGCCGCCGTCGCAGGCGACGGTGCGAACCGGGGTGAGCAAGCGTGGCAGGAACTCCTGGACCAGACGCTCCCGAGCCGCCGCCGGGAGATCGGTCATGCGTCCCGGATCCTCGACGTATCGGGCGAAGTAGTGGGTGGACAGCTGCCGGGCTCGATAGGCGGGCTCTCCCAGGGCGACCATCGCCTCCCGACGCTCGGCGGCGTCCAGGTCGGCGAGGTGCCGGGGTGGCTTGCCGCGGCGCGGCGGAACGAGGACGAGGTCAGCGACAGGCATGGCGGGTCCAGTGTCGCACGCGGCCATCCTCGACCGAACCACCCGAGGCTGGTCGTAGCGTCCGGCGACTCGAGCAGCGAGTCGTGGATGTGACGACGCCCGTCCGGGCCTCCCATCGGGCCGCGTCGTGGCGACCTAGTCTGCGGCGCATGACGCTTGACGCGCCGCGCCCGCGACACCACCCCGGGCGGCCGGCCCGCCACCGCGCGAGGTGTGCCGGACAGGTGCCGCCGTGCGCTTGACGGAGGACGAGGCGCGCCGGCGGTTCTCGACCGGACGGGTCGCTCGCCTTGCGATGGTCGACGAGACGGGTCAGCCCTTCCTCGTCGTGGTGACGTTCGCGGTCTCCGGCTCCATGGTCGTCACGGCGGTGGACCAGAAGCCCAAGACCACTCGACACCTGCGCCGCCTCCGCGTCATCGCGGCGAACCCTCGGGTCAGTCTCCTCGTCGACCACTACGACGAGGACTGGAGCACGCTGTGGTGGGTCCGTGCCGACGGCACCGCCAGGATCCTCGCGGACGACGTCGCCGAGCCTCGAGCCTTGCTCGTGGCGAAGTACTCCCAGTACCGCGACGACCCGCCCACCGGTCCCTACATCCGGATCGACGTCGCCCGTTGGCACGGCTGGGCAGCCGCCCAGTGATGGTTCCCAGTGATGGGCCACGTTTCGCGACACCACCGGCACCGTCCGTCGACGCGCGCGACGGAACGCGACCGATCGATTTCGACGTGTTGATCGAATTCCGAAAAAGAAAAGTGCTGACGTTATCAGCGACCATCGACAGTTCAAGGCCTCGTGGAAATTGGCTGGCGGCCGAGCCCCAGGCTTGCTACATCTGGTAGGTCTCGCGTCTCTCGCGCCAGGCGAGACGTACGGCGCTTCCCCCTTGTGTCTCGTGGAAGGCAACATCTCGTGGCCACGCGCAGGTCAGAGTTCACGGTCGCTGACCAACGCCCCACCGACCGACGCGGCCCCATCCGGTGGATCCTGTCCCACCAACGCCGCAACGGTCGGTACGTCGCGGGCTTCCTGCTCGGATCGCTGCTCATGGTGCTGCTCAACTCGAGCATTCCGCACCTGACCGGAGCGGCGTTCGACGCGGTCCTCGCCAGGGACGAGAACACCGCGAGAACCCTCACCGCGATCGCCGTCGCCTTGCTGGTGATCGTGCTGGCCCGCGGTGCCTTCGACCTGCTCGCGCGGCTGAGCGTCGAGGTCCTCGCCAAGCGCATGGAACGCGACGCCCGCGACGAGCTCTACACCAGCCTGTTGGGCAAGAGCCAGACGTTCCACAACCGGCAACGGGTCGGCGATCTCATGGCCCGGACCGCCAATGACGTCCGGCAGCTGGGCCACATGTTCTCGCCTGGCATCGATCTCATCGTCGACTCGATGCTGCAAGGCCTGGTGCCACTCGCCTTCATCGCCTTCATCGACCCGCGCCTGCTGGCCTCTCCGCTCCTCTTCGCGGTCGGCTTCGCGATCGCGATCCGCCACTACATGCGCCAGCTCAACCCGGTCTCGACGCGCATGCGGGAGCAGTTCGGCGACCTCAACGCTGGGCTCAACGAAGCGGTCCGCGGCATCGAGGTCGTCAAGGTCACCGCGCAAGAAGACCAGGAACAGCGCCGGTTCGAGACGAGCGCTCGCGCCTACCGCGACTACTTCGTCCGTCAGGGGATGGTGCAGGCGCGCTACCTTCCGACGTTGCTCCTCGCGGTGGCGACCGCCGGCGCCCTCCTGCACGGACTGCTGCTCTACCGCGACGACGCCATCACCTTGGGCGACCTGGTCGCCTACCTCGGTCTCATGGGGATGCTCTCGTTTCCGACCCACATCTCGATCTTCAGCTTCTCGCTGGTGCAGATGGGGCTGGTCAGCGCCCGCCGGATCCTGACGATCATGGAGGAGGAGACCGAGCTCGACCAGAACCCCCACGGTCACCGCGGCCACATGCGCGGGGAGATCGTGTTCGAGAACGTCTCCTTCGGGTACGGCGGGGAACCAGTGCTGCGCAACGTGTCCTTCCGCGCGGAGCCCGGACAGACGATCGCCATCGTGGGCGAGACGGGGGCAGGCAAGAGCACCCTCACCAAGCTGGTCAACCGCATCTACGACGTCGACGAGGGGCGCGTGCTCATCGACGGGGTCGACGTTCGCGAGTGGGATCTCGACGCGCTCCGGTCGCAGATCTCCACGATCGAGCAGGACATCGTGCTGTTCTCACGATCCATCGCCGAGAACATCGCCTTCAGCCTCGGTCAGCGGGTGAGCCGCGAGGACATCGTGCGAGCCGCCAAGGATGCCCAGGCCCACGGCTTCATCGAGGAGCTCGAGGACGGCTACGACACGGTCATCGGTGAGCGCGGGGTGACCCTGTCCGGCGGTCAGCGCCAGCGGCTCGCGATCGCTCGCGCGCTGCTCACCGACCCGAGCATCCTGATCCTCGACGACTCCACCAGCGCCGTCGACAGCGCGACCGAGGACGAGATCCAGCGGGCCATTCGCCGCATCCTGCACGGCCGCACCACCCTCCTCATCACGCATCGGCTCGCGCAGATCCGCTGGGCCGACAAGGTCCTGCTCCTCCAGCGTGGCCGGATCGTCGACCAAGGCACCCACGAGGAGCTGTACGAGCGTTGTCCGCTCTACCGCCGCATCTTCGCGCACTACGACGAGATGGCGCCCGCCTCCGGAACCTCCGGCGCGACCGCGGCACCGGCAGGCCGACCACCCATCGCCGGCGACGGTTCCCTCACTCACGGTGACCTCGCACCAGGTGACCTGGGAGTCACCGATGGCGGGGTCGTGTCGCGCGACACCACGAGGCGGCTGGACGGTCACGCTCGACTCGACGGTGGACACCTCGACGGGCACGACCGCGAGCATCGGGACCCGCACGCCGACGGACCCAACGGCGCGGTCCGGACGGTCACCGAGGAAGCGCTCGCCATGCCCGCGCACAGCCACGACGGCGAGGAGCACTGATGGGCTTCATCCTGGACGGCCTCGACGCCGAGGACTACGACCGGCACTACAACGACCTCGACCTGCTTCGGCGGATCTTGGGCTACTTCCGCCCCAAGCTCCCGGCGATGGCGGTGGTCGCGGTGATGATCGTCGCCACCTCGTTGCTCCAGGCGGTCCTGCCGGTCGTCATCAGCTGGGGTCTCGACCGGCTCGTCGCCGACGACTCCAACCAGTTCCTCGCCCTGCTCGTCACGCTCATCCTGCTGTCGGGCGTGCTCGCCTGGGTCACGAACTTCGTCCGGCAGAGTCTGAGCGCCCGCGTCGTCGGCGACGTCGTGCTCCGGCTGCGGGAGGACGCCTTCGCGGCCGTCCTGCGGCGCGACATGTCGTTCTACGACGAGAACCCCTCGGGGAAGATCGTCAGCCGGGTCACGTCCGACACCGACGACTTCGCCAACGTCGTGACGCTGACCATGAACCTGCTCAGCCAGGTGCTGCTCGTGGGGTTCATCACAGCGCTGCTGTTCCAGCGTGACGTCGGCCTGGCTCTCATGACGCTGGCGATCACACCGGTCGTCGTGGGGCTGGCGCTCGGTTTCCGTCGGGTCGCACGCGAGACCACCCGTCGGGCGCAACGTTCGCTCGCCCGCGTCAACTCCAACGTGCAGGAGACGATGGGCGGCATCGCGGTGGCGAAGAACTTCCGCCAGGAGCAGACCGTCTACGACGAGTTCCGTCCCATCAACGAGCAGAACTACCAGGTGACGCTGCGCCAGGGCATGGTCTTCAGCGGCATCTTCCCGGTGCTGTTCCTCGTCGCCGGCCTGGGCACCGTCCTGCTCGTCTACGCCGGCGGGCGTCGGGTGCTCGACGGATCGGTCTCACCCGGGGACTGGTACCTGTTCCTGCAGGCGGTCGGGTTGTTCTGGATGCCGCTCACGAGCATCGCGTCGTTCTGGTCCCAGTTCCAGCAAGGCCTCTCGGCCGCCGAGCGCGTCTTCGCCTT contains the following coding sequences:
- the rlmN gene encoding 23S rRNA (adenine(2503)-C(2))-methyltransferase RlmN — encoded protein: MAACDTGPAMPVADLVLVPPRRGKPPRHLADLDAAERREAMVALGEPAYRARQLSTHYFARYVEDPGRMTDLPAAARERLVQEFLPRLLTPVRTVACDGGATVKTVWRLFDGALVESVLMRYPATMGTNGRLRSGRVTMCVSSQAGCGMACPFCATGQAGLTRNLSTAEIVGQVVAGARMLAAGEVPEPAGESTGQRGRDSDDAIVQTPTRVTNVVFMGMGEPLANYRALLAAVRRITDPVPDGLGISQRSVTVSTVGLVPRMRQLTREGLSVTLAVSLHAPDDELRDQLVPVNARWKVAEVLDAAWEYAEQTGRRVSIEYALIRDVNDQSWRADLLGRLLSGRLAHVNLIPLNPTPGSTWTASRPKDEREFVRRLRDHGVPVTVRDTRGREIEGACGQLAAKESGS
- a CDS encoding TIGR03668 family PPOX class F420-dependent oxidoreductase — translated: MRLTEDEARRRFSTGRVARLAMVDETGQPFLVVVTFAVSGSMVVTAVDQKPKTTRHLRRLRVIAANPRVSLLVDHYDEDWSTLWWVRADGTARILADDVAEPRALLVAKYSQYRDDPPTGPYIRIDVARWHGWAAAQ
- a CDS encoding ABC transporter ATP-binding protein; this translates as MATRRSEFTVADQRPTDRRGPIRWILSHQRRNGRYVAGFLLGSLLMVLLNSSIPHLTGAAFDAVLARDENTARTLTAIAVALLVIVLARGAFDLLARLSVEVLAKRMERDARDELYTSLLGKSQTFHNRQRVGDLMARTANDVRQLGHMFSPGIDLIVDSMLQGLVPLAFIAFIDPRLLASPLLFAVGFAIAIRHYMRQLNPVSTRMREQFGDLNAGLNEAVRGIEVVKVTAQEDQEQRRFETSARAYRDYFVRQGMVQARYLPTLLLAVATAGALLHGLLLYRDDAITLGDLVAYLGLMGMLSFPTHISIFSFSLVQMGLVSARRILTIMEEETELDQNPHGHRGHMRGEIVFENVSFGYGGEPVLRNVSFRAEPGQTIAIVGETGAGKSTLTKLVNRIYDVDEGRVLIDGVDVREWDLDALRSQISTIEQDIVLFSRSIAENIAFSLGQRVSREDIVRAAKDAQAHGFIEELEDGYDTVIGERGVTLSGGQRQRLAIARALLTDPSILILDDSTSAVDSATEDEIQRAIRRILHGRTTLLITHRLAQIRWADKVLLLQRGRIVDQGTHEELYERCPLYRRIFAHYDEMAPASGTSGATAAPAGRPPIAGDGSLTHGDLAPGDLGVTDGGVVSRDTTRRLDGHARLDGGHLDGHDREHRDPHADGPNGAVRTVTEEALAMPAHSHDGEEH
- a CDS encoding ABC transporter ATP-binding protein; this encodes MGFILDGLDAEDYDRHYNDLDLLRRILGYFRPKLPAMAVVAVMIVATSLLQAVLPVVISWGLDRLVADDSNQFLALLVTLILLSGVLAWVTNFVRQSLSARVVGDVVLRLREDAFAAVLRRDMSFYDENPSGKIVSRVTSDTDDFANVVTLTMNLLSQVLLVGFITALLFQRDVGLALMTLAITPVVVGLALGFRRVARETTRRAQRSLARVNSNVQETMGGIAVAKNFRQEQTVYDEFRPINEQNYQVTLRQGMVFSGIFPVLFLVAGLGTVLLVYAGGRRVLDGSVSPGDWYLFLQAVGLFWMPLTSIASFWSQFQQGLSAAERVFALIDATPRVVQTDERPVGRLAGRIEFKDVTFGYVPTQPVLKNFDLTIEAGEMVALVGHTGAGKSTLGKLITRFYEFQGGRIEIDGRDIRTFDLREYRRQLGVVPQVPFLFSGTVADNIRYPRPEATDEEVRRAAEHIGNGDWLDALPEGLDTKVGEHGRALSMGQRQLVALARLLIQDPAIVILDEATASVDPLTEAQIQEGLDVVLHGRTSIVIAHRLSTIQHADRIIVLREGRIVEEGDHATLMRLGGQYCEVYNTYFRHQSPNYKPGTGFVPVLG